The following proteins are encoded in a genomic region of Verrucomicrobiota bacterium:
- a CDS encoding DUF4160 domain-containing protein: MPTVLTLGPYRFHFFSDEGNEPPHIHIRFDGNDCKFWLIPVALASNRGIPTHRLNEIERLVHEHRNLFIEKYNEHRDRQH; this comes from the coding sequence ATGCCCACAGTTCTCACCCTTGGCCCCTATCGGTTTCACTTTTTCTCAGACGAAGGAAATGAGCCTCCGCATATCCACATTCGATTCGACGGGAATGATTGCAAATTTTGGTTAATACCTGTTGCCTTAGCTTCCAATCGTGGAATCCCAACCCATCGTTTGAACGAAATCGAACGTTTGGTTCACGAACACAGAAACCTATTTATAGAAAAATACAATGAGCACAGAGACCGTCAGCACTGA
- a CDS encoding S41 family peptidase — MTKLLRLGFFLLLTKSIACGYVLQPALSPDGKQVAFCYQGDIWTVSSEGGRPYRLTVHEGYDSNPRWSVDGKRLAFQSDRFGNDDIFSMPSQGGVPARHTHHSANDLLSSYSPDGSILFLTRRVYAQVEREYEIYRADQATGTPRRFMDALGFDPVVSPDGSKIAFVRGTCRIEREAYRGPANRDIWIYDLSSEEYTQLTDFDGNDFSPKWLNDSTVLFISSREGKYNVFQNSLGGSVKQITFEEAFGVNSFDLSAARKTIVYQHGAEVSIQLISKKTSTPMEIELSADFRFDPVVSETVKDKIDEYAVSPNGKLSAYTIRGDIFVTRNDKEDDRSVRITKSASRERDVIWLNDGAILYVSDMEGQNELYITQSDDDEEKDLFNTLKTKTLRLTETPEDEFQPILAPNGKQLLYLVGNSKLIAADIDKAGSISNPITLLDGWARPGGISWSPDSKWIAYDLSDLNFNSEVFIHPVNNSSTPVNVSMHPGADTNPVWSRDGSKLGFVSERNNGDADVWFAWLKKADWEKSDEQWERERKQKDDKKDEKKEPEKKKSEEPKEVSEESKADEEEEKDEKKSDEEEEVPALEIDFDRIYLRVEQVTAMPGNEGEFVFDKDGEMVFFTIDNPGRQNYKTKRNLYKIRWDGEEQKELIGDDSSPGQLHLSKKADYIFALTKGGLLRRIVTKDDKVEKLSVSSKTHIDSIGEKEQIYHDAWRALDRGFYDPHFHGHDFEALRDKYLPLAKVASTTEDFQYTFNLMLGQLNASHMGMRGVDNPKDTQSQKSGLLGIEGMNTEAGFKVTVVVPNSPLVKASKPVQVDDIIVSVDREPVNIETNFFSLLTDQVNDSVLLAVKRGDETFESIVWPTGSLDSENYDAWVEDRRELVNQYSNNRLGYLHIRAMGWESFERFETELVAAGYGKEGIVIDVRYNGGGWTTDYLMAVLNVKQHSYTIPRGAASNLEQEHLNFKDSYPFSERLPMAYSTKPSIALCNESSYSNAEIFSHAYKALGLGTLVGQPTFGAVISTGSYELVDGSAVRMPGRGWFVKGTETGMEHHPAVPDILVENPPAYKARGVDPQVKRAVEELLKQLDAN, encoded by the coding sequence ATGACAAAACTCCTTCGTCTCGGCTTCTTTCTCCTGTTAACAAAAAGCATTGCGTGCGGCTATGTGCTTCAACCTGCCCTGAGTCCGGATGGTAAGCAGGTGGCATTCTGCTATCAGGGGGATATCTGGACCGTGTCATCAGAGGGAGGTCGTCCGTATCGACTCACGGTGCACGAAGGCTATGACTCGAATCCTCGTTGGAGTGTGGATGGGAAACGCCTGGCCTTTCAAAGTGATCGTTTTGGAAACGACGATATTTTTTCCATGCCCAGTCAGGGTGGGGTGCCGGCGCGTCATACGCATCATTCTGCCAATGATCTTCTATCCAGTTATAGCCCGGATGGGTCCATCCTTTTTCTGACCAGACGCGTTTATGCACAAGTGGAACGGGAGTATGAAATCTATCGAGCCGATCAAGCTACGGGCACACCTCGTCGTTTCATGGATGCTCTGGGTTTTGATCCGGTGGTGTCGCCCGATGGCTCGAAGATCGCTTTCGTTCGCGGCACTTGTCGAATCGAACGGGAAGCCTACCGAGGTCCGGCCAATCGTGATATCTGGATCTATGACCTATCAAGCGAAGAGTATACTCAGTTAACGGACTTTGATGGAAATGACTTTTCGCCTAAGTGGCTGAATGACTCCACCGTGCTTTTCATTTCCTCACGCGAGGGGAAGTATAACGTGTTTCAAAACAGTCTTGGCGGATCCGTTAAACAAATTACTTTTGAGGAAGCGTTTGGGGTTAACAGTTTCGACCTGAGTGCTGCCAGGAAGACAATCGTCTATCAGCACGGAGCCGAAGTCTCCATTCAATTGATAAGCAAGAAAACAAGTACGCCTATGGAGATCGAGTTGTCGGCTGATTTCAGATTCGACCCGGTTGTTTCAGAAACGGTCAAAGACAAGATCGATGAATACGCCGTTTCGCCCAATGGAAAATTATCTGCTTATACCATTCGCGGTGATATCTTCGTTACACGGAATGATAAGGAAGATGACCGCAGCGTGAGGATCACAAAAAGCGCCTCCCGGGAAAGGGATGTTATTTGGTTGAATGACGGGGCGATCCTTTATGTTTCGGACATGGAGGGGCAGAATGAACTCTACATCACCCAGTCCGATGACGATGAAGAAAAGGACCTGTTCAATACGCTCAAAACCAAAACGCTTCGACTCACGGAGACTCCTGAGGATGAGTTTCAACCCATCCTTGCTCCGAATGGAAAACAGCTTCTCTACCTGGTAGGCAACAGCAAGCTGATTGCAGCAGACATCGATAAGGCCGGTTCGATATCCAACCCGATCACCTTGCTCGATGGCTGGGCAAGACCTGGGGGAATTAGCTGGTCACCGGATAGTAAGTGGATCGCCTATGATTTGAGCGACCTGAATTTTAATTCAGAAGTCTTTATTCACCCCGTTAATAATTCTTCCACGCCGGTCAATGTGTCCATGCATCCAGGGGCGGATACAAACCCGGTGTGGAGTCGCGATGGAAGCAAGCTGGGGTTTGTTTCTGAGAGGAATAATGGAGATGCTGATGTGTGGTTTGCCTGGCTCAAAAAAGCAGATTGGGAGAAGTCGGACGAGCAATGGGAACGAGAGCGTAAACAAAAGGACGACAAGAAAGACGAGAAGAAGGAGCCCGAAAAGAAGAAGAGCGAGGAGCCGAAAGAAGTTTCTGAAGAATCCAAGGCAGACGAAGAGGAAGAGAAAGACGAAAAGAAAAGCGATGAGGAGGAAGAGGTTCCTGCGCTCGAGATCGATTTTGACAGAATTTATCTAAGAGTGGAACAAGTCACGGCCATGCCAGGAAACGAGGGCGAATTCGTTTTCGATAAAGACGGGGAAATGGTTTTCTTCACGATCGATAATCCCGGTAGACAAAATTATAAGACCAAACGAAACCTCTATAAAATTCGTTGGGATGGAGAGGAGCAGAAAGAGCTCATAGGAGATGATAGCTCACCAGGACAATTACATCTCTCAAAGAAGGCAGACTATATTTTCGCGCTGACCAAGGGTGGGTTACTAAGACGTATCGTCACCAAAGACGATAAGGTCGAAAAGCTGTCCGTCTCATCCAAGACGCATATAGATAGTATTGGAGAGAAGGAACAAATATACCACGACGCGTGGCGCGCTCTGGATCGTGGATTTTATGATCCCCATTTTCATGGTCACGATTTTGAGGCCTTGAGGGACAAATACCTGCCCCTGGCTAAGGTAGCCTCCACGACGGAGGATTTTCAATACACCTTCAATCTGATGTTGGGACAATTGAACGCCAGTCACATGGGCATGCGCGGGGTTGATAACCCTAAAGACACACAGTCCCAAAAGTCAGGCCTCCTGGGCATCGAGGGTATGAATACCGAAGCAGGATTTAAAGTGACGGTGGTCGTTCCCAACAGTCCTCTGGTTAAAGCATCCAAGCCCGTTCAGGTGGATGACATTATTGTCTCTGTGGACCGGGAGCCCGTTAATATCGAAACCAACTTTTTCTCACTATTAACCGACCAGGTGAATGACTCGGTTTTATTGGCAGTGAAGCGCGGTGATGAGACTTTTGAGAGTATCGTCTGGCCGACGGGTTCCTTGGACTCGGAGAACTACGATGCCTGGGTGGAAGACCGACGGGAGCTGGTAAATCAATACTCCAACAATCGTTTGGGTTACCTGCACATCCGCGCTATGGGCTGGGAAAGTTTCGAACGTTTTGAAACCGAATTGGTGGCAGCGGGTTACGGAAAGGAAGGCATCGTGATCGATGTGCGCTACAATGGCGGCGGTTGGACTACGGATTATCTGATGGCGGTACTGAACGTGAAACAACATTCCTACACCATTCCCCGGGGAGCAGCCTCCAACCTCGAGCAGGAACATCTCAATTTTAAGGACAGCTATCCATTCAGTGAACGACTTCCGATGGCCTACTCAACCAAGCCATCGATCGCGCTTTGCAATGAGTCCAGCTACAGCAATGCCGAAATATTTTCTCATGCTTATAAAGCACTGGGCCTTGGAACCCTGGTCGGTCAACCCACTTTTGGCGCGGTTATTTCAACTGGTAGCTATGAGTTGGTCGACGGCTCCGCTGTTCGGATGCCTGGACGTGGTTGGTTCGTAAAAGGAACCGAGACCGGTATGGAGCATCACCCGGCCGTTCCGGATATCCTGGTAGAGAATCCTCCGGCCTACAAAGCCCGTGGCGTGGATCCGCAGGTCAAACGCGCGGTTGAGGAATTGCTGAAACAACTGGACGCAAATTAA
- a CDS encoding type II toxin-antitoxin system PemK/MazF family toxin, translated as MGMEVNRFDVFLISLNPAKGHEIRKTRPCVVISPNEMNPHISTVIVAPMTSRGRNYPTRVKCTFQGIQGQVVLDQIRTVDKVRFVKKLGKLSKHTQNVILESLAELFAP; from the coding sequence ATGGGAATGGAAGTAAATCGCTTTGATGTCTTTCTGATATCACTGAATCCTGCCAAAGGTCACGAAATCAGAAAAACTCGACCCTGTGTGGTTATTTCTCCGAATGAAATGAACCCTCATATTTCAACCGTAATTGTTGCTCCCATGACCTCTCGGGGACGGAATTATCCTACGAGGGTGAAGTGCACTTTTCAGGGGATCCAAGGTCAGGTTGTTTTAGACCAGATTCGCACTGTGGACAAGGTCCGCTTTGTGAAGAAGTTAGGAAAACTTTCCAAACACACTCAAAATGTTATTTTAGAATCTTTAGCGGAACTGTTCGCCCCCTGA
- a CDS encoding PIN domain-containing protein yields the protein MPVERFIDTNILLYGYDLAAGRKREIVLTIIEEGWTRPGCMAISVQVLQEFYVNFIRSGQTHEATCQVIEDLSQWPVVDNSLERFGQGLEICRRFQISLWDGMILSAAKFSGANILLTEDLNHGQDYEGIQVINPFVS from the coding sequence ATGCCCGTTGAGCGTTTCATCGATACCAATATCCTATTGTACGGGTATGATCTTGCCGCAGGCAGAAAAAGGGAAATTGTTCTAACGATTATTGAGGAAGGCTGGACGCGTCCCGGATGTATGGCGATCAGCGTCCAGGTGCTTCAGGAGTTCTATGTAAATTTCATACGATCTGGCCAAACCCACGAAGCGACCTGCCAGGTCATTGAAGACCTTTCACAATGGCCGGTGGTAGATAATTCATTGGAAAGATTTGGTCAGGGCTTAGAGATATGTAGACGGTTCCAAATTTCACTTTGGGATGGTATGATACTTTCCGCTGCAAAGTTCAGTGGAGCAAACATCCTTCTGACTGAGGATTTAAATCATGGCCAGGACTACGAAGGAATTCAGGTGATCAATCCTTTTGTGAGTTAG
- a CDS encoding DUF2442 domain-containing protein, with the protein MSTETVSTEPLAIRAWAEKRHIYLELADQRIFGFPASRFSLLKDATDEQLAAVTIEVNGFALRWEELDEDLTVPGVVAGHFQLPPEPGSND; encoded by the coding sequence ATGAGCACAGAGACCGTCAGCACTGAGCCATTAGCCATCCGAGCGTGGGCAGAAAAACGCCACATTTATCTGGAACTTGCCGATCAGCGAATTTTTGGATTTCCAGCTAGCCGATTCAGTCTGCTGAAGGATGCGACGGATGAGCAACTCGCCGCCGTTACTATAGAAGTTAATGGCTTTGCCCTGCGATGGGAGGAACTCGACGAAGATTTAACTGTTCCAGGAGTTGTTGCTGGTCACTTTCAACTACCACCGGAACCTGGCTCAAATGACTAG
- a CDS encoding BrnT family toxin: protein MWFEWDLAKEKENLAKHGVDFSTVGEAWSDPDRLIFRNPGMTRDELRYQFTGFDGTGILTVRFTMRSGNIRVIGAGYWRKQKRIYEKQSKAT, encoded by the coding sequence GTGTGGTTCGAATGGGATCTTGCCAAGGAAAAGGAAAATCTGGCCAAACACGGAGTTGATTTTTCGACTGTGGGTGAGGCTTGGAGTGATCCAGACCGGTTGATTTTCCGAAACCCTGGCATGACGCGTGACGAACTTCGCTATCAATTTACAGGATTCGATGGAACCGGAATTCTTACTGTGCGTTTCACTATGCGGTCGGGAAACATCCGAGTCATTGGAGCGGGCTATTGGAGAAAGCAAAAGCGGATTTATGAAAAGCAAAGCAAAGCAACCTAA
- a CDS encoding AbrB/MazE/SpoVT family DNA-binding domain-containing protein codes for MKATIVKVGNSRGIRIPKPVFEQCGFDHEVEMHIHENTLIISSPHQTRQGWDEAFQSMAKSGDDKMPEELEEISSTWDDMEWEWK; via the coding sequence ATGAAAGCGACCATTGTAAAAGTAGGAAACTCGCGGGGCATACGTATCCCGAAGCCCGTTTTTGAGCAATGTGGATTTGACCATGAAGTGGAAATGCACATCCATGAGAATACGCTTATCATCAGCTCTCCTCACCAGACCCGGCAGGGATGGGATGAAGCATTCCAATCGATGGCCAAGTCAGGCGACGACAAAATGCCCGAAGAACTGGAAGAAATTTCTTCAACTTGGGATGATATGGAATGGGAATGGAAGTAA